From the Desulfovibrio sp. JC010 genome, the window AAGTGGGTGTTGAAGAACTGATCCCCATCATGCGGGCAACCGGCAGCATCCGTCCTCTGACCAGACTGGCAAACATCATGGGTTACGTGCTTGTGCCCATGGACATCAACCCCGAAGATCCCGATGAAGCCAACTACATGGCTCTCGATCTGATGGACGGTTTCGGTCGTTACTCCAAGGCCCTGAAAAGTGCCCTGCAGGCCGATCCTTCCGAAGAACTGGTTGATACTGTAGAGCAGGAAGGCTTTGAAGCAATCACCGCTATTCTTACCATGGTTCATTACCTGCGCAAGAGAGCTGAAGAAGAAAAAGCCAAGAATGCCCCCCGTCTCGCTCAGGTATCCTAATTAAAGCTAATAATTACAGATGGTGCTGTATAAGCCATCTGACTAAAAATCCCCGGAAGCATCAGCTTGCGGGGATTTTTTTATTCAGAGCACAGCGGGTGTCTGAAATAAAAGATTTAGCAGTCGTGGACGTCCTTGTTGATGTAAAAGCAGAGGTCGAAAAGATTGTTGACCATCTGGTCCACAAGGTGGTCCTGTTCCGGACAGGGAGCCTGTGTGTTTACAGTCTTGTTGATTATCTTTGCAAACAAAACCGAAACAAGCTCGTCATCCTTGTTGCTCCAGTACTTTGTTGCTGACGCAGCTTTATTATCAAATCCGTGATAATACATACACTCCTCCGTGAGTGGGCATCGGCCGGGCAGAAATTTGTCCGTCGGTTCATACTTTTGCTATCGGCAGGGGAGACCATTCACTTTACAGAGAATGGATATATTTTTTGTAAATGGTTCAAAATGCCTGCGGTCATTGATTTAATCATATAAAATAAATACAAGGGAGGAGTAGGGTGTCAGAACACCTGTTCCCTGATATGATGAAATCAACCTAATCTGTAATAAATGGTGCGCCCGTCTGCCCGGACGGAAGCACCGGGATGTATCTGATGCGTTTTTCCCTCAGAAGAAAGATAATCGCCATTGCCTGCGGAGCTGCAATCATCCCCATTGTGGCCATGTTTATCATCACCGACATACTTGAGGACCGTTTGCAGGTCTGTATGAAAGGTGAAGTCAACTCGCTTATTGAGTCCCATGTTTCCCAGCTGACGGCGGATTTGTATGAAGAGTGCCGTACTGCCGACCAGTTGCTGGCTGCGGAAACCGATCGGGCAGCCATGGCCCTGCAGGCTTTGATGGATGATGACGACCGGGTCAAGGTTTTGAAACGGGTATCAGACTGGCCGGTCAACAATCTGCGTTCCGCTGAAAAGGGAGAGGTGACCGCTCCCGTGCTGGTCATCGGCGGACGGGAGCTCACTTATGCCAAGCGCAAAGGCAAGCCGTTGCCCATGCTGGTGGAGGCGACAAAAATTTCCGGGGCTTACTGCACCATTTTCCAAAGACTCAATCCTGAAGGTGATATGCTGGTGGTGGATACCACCGCGTCTTCCGGGAAAAAGAACTGGAAGCTGGGGGATATTTTTTATTCCCTCGGTAATGACGGTAAAGTGGAGTCGGCCATTGACGACGTTCTTTCCGGGAGCACTGCGAAAAAATATGAAAGTCAGGACTATGGAAGCCGCTACACAATCTATGTTCCCCTGCGCGATCAGGACGGTTACGTGACCGGAATGATCGGGGTCTACATGGATGATGAGATCATTGAGGTCCTGCGCAAATCCATGCTCAAGACCTCCATCGGTAAAACCGGATATATCTGGGTCATCGGCAGCAGAGGTGAGAGCAGGGGCCGCTATATTGTTTCGAATTCAGCAAAGAATGACGGAGCCCTTGTGGACTCCGTGGGCGGCAAAAAGGGATTTGTGGAGGAAATAATTACTCAGGCTGTTGAGTCCGGGGAAGGCAAGCTTAACAGTAAGAGCTATATCTGGCGGACCGGTGCTGACGAAGAGGGGCGGGACAAGCTTTCCGTATATACATATTTTAAACCCTGGGGCTGGGTGATCGGTTCCGGTGTTTTTCTGGATGAATATCAGGGTATTTCCGACCGTTTGACCGGGGTGCTGGATTATCTGGTGCAGTGGCTGATTATAACCGGACTGGTGCTGCTGGTGGTAACCACCGCAGTAGCCTTTTACGCCAGCGGGCTCATTTCAACTCCGGTCAGTCATATGGTGGACCTGGTCAAGGTGATCGCTTCAGGAGATCTGCATAAGGCGCGGGAAACCATAGCCATAGTTGACGAGTCTTGTCCCAATGCCCGCAAAGCCATCAAGCATGCCGATAACCCGGATGTGCTTGATGAGACCGGACAGCTTTATCTTGCGGTCAAGGGCATGGTCGAAGCTTTGTTTTCGCTTATCGGTCAGGTGCAGCGTTCCGGTATTCAGGTGACCACATCTTCCACCGAGATTGCCGCTTCGGCCCGCCAGCTGGAAGTGACCGTTAACCAGCAGGCCACAGCCACCACCCAGATCAGTGCCACCAGTGCTGAAATTTCCGCCAATTCCGGAGAACTTGCCGGGGCCATGCATCACGTCAACGATGCCGCATCAAATATGGACAACCTTGCTTCCGAAGGGCAGGACGGGTTGAAGACCATGATCAGGATCATGGATGATTTGAGTACGGCAACAACTACCATCACCGGAAAGCTGGACGAGATCAATGACCGGGCCAATGCAATTGAAGGCATCGTCAATACCATTACCAAGGTTGCGGACCGCACCAACCTGCTTTCCCTGAACGCGGCCATTGAAGCGGAAAAGGCCGGAAAGTTCGGGCAGGGATTTTCCGTGGTCGCTGCAGAGATCAGGCGTCTGGCGGACCAGACTTCCGTGGCTGCCCTCGAAATTGAGGATATGATCGGCAACATGCGCAGTTCCGTTGATTCCGGCGTGGATGAGATGGAAAGATTCGCTTCAGATGTCCGCTTCGGCGCGGACAAGGCTGGCAAGCTGGGCAAGAAGCTGGAAGGCATCATGACCGGGGTCCGCGAGCTCAATCCCAGAATCGAACAGGTCAATGACGGCATGAGTGCGCAGGCCGAAGGGGCCGGGCAGATCAGCGAGGCCATGGCCCAGCTTTCGGATACCGCTTCAGATACTTCAGATGCCCTGTCGGAATTCAACCGGGCCACATCGCAGCTTAATGAGGCCGTGCAGGGTCTGCGCAGCGAAGTTTCACGCTTCAAGGTGAGTGAATAGCCATGCTCGTGCTGACCTTCAGGATAGGTGAATATATTTACGGGCTGGAGGCCCGCGCAGTGGCCGAGGTGGTGCCCCCTGCGGTGTGCAAGGAGCTGCCCCGTTCACCGGATTATGTGAAAGGATTGTTCAATTACCGGGGCAAGGTCACCCCGGTGGTGGATCTGTCCATGCTGGCCATGGATTCCCCCTGTGTTTCACGTATGTCCACCCGGATCATCATCATTGATCTTGCCGACCTTGATACCGGGGAGGAGCGTGATGAACAGTATCTCGGTTTGCTGGCAGAAAATATTACCGAGACCTTGAAGGTCGCGGATTCGGATTTTGAGGATTCCGGGCTTGAAATTCCCGATGCGCCGTGGCTGGGCCGGGTGGCCCGGGTTAACGGGAGCATGCTGCAGCTGGTCAAACCGCACAAGCTGCTGACCGAGGAATTGCGCCGGGTGCTTTTCCCCAAAGAAGATACGCATGACGGGGATCAGGAGTAACTGATGAATCTTGATCCGTTCCATAAAATTCTCAACCGGGCCATGGGGCTGGCCCCTGATTCGCTGGCCCGCTCCGGCGTCAAGCTGGCCCTGAAAGCACGCATGCGCGAAACCGGGTGCGATGAAAAGCAGTATCTGGCCCTGCTGCGTTCCGGCGACAATGAACTGTCTGAGCTGGTTGAGGAAATAGTGGTTCCGGAAACATGGTTCTTCAGGGACAGCAAACCTTTTGAGCTGCTTTTTGAAACCGCTGCGGGCAAGAAAAATAACGAATTTCGGGTGCTCAGTGCGCCCTGTTCCACCGGGGAGGAGCCTTATTCCATAGCCATGACCCTTATGGGGGCCGGGTTGAAGGAATTCCGGGTGGATGGCGTGGATATCAGCGAACGGGCTTTGCTCAAGGCAAGAAGCGGGATTTATACGGAAAACTCCTTTCGTACGGAAATTCCTTTCTATGCCGAAAGATGGTTCAGCAAGTGCGCGCAGGGCCGCAGGTTGGCACAGGATGTCCTGGATGTGGTCCGTTTCCATGCCGGGAATATTCTTGAAGGTTGTCTGCCCCATGGCAGGTATGATGTGATTTTTTGCCGGAATCTGCTCATCTATCTGGATGACGGTTCGCGAAAATGTCTGGCCGAACTGCTGAATGAAAAACTGAAGGACGATGGACTGCTTTTTGTGGGCCATGCCGAGATTCTGCCTATTTTCAATGACTGGTTTACCCCGGTCAGGAAGCAGGGAACATTCGCCCTGCGCAAAGGTAAACGCAAAGTGGCCGCCCTGCTCAAGCCTCCGGTCTGCACCAGGCATGAGAGCTCCGGTGATGACGTTCAAAAACCGCAACACGCGGCGCATAGACCGTTTAAGGCCGTCTCTCCGCTTAAGCCTGTGGTTCTGCCGCGCAAAGAGCATAAAGTTCCGAGGGAGAATGAAGAGAAGCGGTCTTCCGGGCTTTCAGTGCATGAAATCAAGAAACTGGCTGACCGGGGGAAGACTGTTGAGGCTCTGGACATGTGTGAAAGAGTGCTGCGCGAGAGCGGGCCGGACTCGGAATTGTTTCATCTTTGCGGTCTGCTGCATGAGTCTGCGGGAAATATTTCAATGGCTGAGGAATGTTATGGCAAGGCCCTGTATCTTGAGCCGGATCATATGGAGTCGCTGGTCCATCTGGCTTTGCTGCTGGAGAACAGGGGAGATTCGCGCAAGGCGGAAATCATGCGCAACAGGGCCCGCCGGGCTGAAAAACGAAATGAGGCCGGATAATGCTTGAATCCTGCTGGAATACAATAGGTTACGCCGGGGACAGATCATGTCCGGAACTTGAACGCTGGTCCCATTGCTACCATTGCCCGAACTTTACCAGTGCCGGGCTGTCCCTGCTGGACCGGGAGCCGCCTGAAGGATATCTGGACGAAAATACCGAAGCCGTGGCCATTGCCAAGGAAGAGGAACAGATTGAGACTTCCGGGGCGGTTGTGTTCAGAATTTCAAGGGAATGGCTGGCCCTTTCCTCACATGTATTTGTCTCTGTGCTGGAAAAACGGACCGTGCGTCCGGTGCCGCACCGCAACAGCAGGATGTTCCGGGGGTTGACCAGCCTGCAGGGGCAGATCATTCCGGTGGTTTCCGTGCGCGAACTGCTGGGGCTGGAGGCTGAATATCTCACTGAGGAAGAAAAGGGGTTCCGGGTGTACAGCAGGTTCATCTGTGTGGATCGCGGTTTCGGACGCTGGATTTTCGGGGTGGATGAAGTGCTCGGTGTGCACCATTATGCAGCGGATGCGCTTATGGATGCTCCGGCAACAGTGGCCAAGGCCCCGGCAGCATACACCCGCGGCCTGTTCGAGATTGACGAAAAACGAATTTCACTGCTGGAAGACGAGCTTCTTTTCGAGGCTTTCAACCGCATCATCAAGTAAGGCGGAGTTTATGGGTAACAGCCGGACAGGGAGAAGATAAGGTGACGCGAGATATGGCGGATCTTTCCATGCTGGAACTCTTTCGCATGGAGGCGGGCAACCATACCCGGGTGCTGGAAGAAGGCATCCCCGGGCTGGCTGCTGACGTCTCTGCGGAAAAATTGCAGCCTCTCATGCATGCGGCCAATGCCCTGAAAGGATCGGGTAAGATCGTAGGGCTGGCTGAAGCGGTTGATCTTGCTGAGGGTATTGAAGCCGTGCTGGATAAATGTTCCGGTTCAGGCGATCTGCTGGCGCAGCAGGGTATTGATGCTTTGCTGGCGGGAGCGCGTTTCCTGCACGGTCTTGCGGAAGTGGAAGCCGAGGAAATGGACGGCTGGCTGGAAGAACGGACAGACGAGTTCAAATCCCTGTTGAAGAGCATTGAATCAGCTGAAACCAAAGAAATTTCAACACCCGAACCCGCACAAGCGGCCCGGCCCAAAGAAGATATCCCCCTTGCCGATCTTTCCATGCTTGATCTTTTCCGCATGGAAGCCGAGAGCCATTCGCAATCCCTGAACCACGGGCTGCTGGAACTGGAGAAAGACCAGTCCCCGGACAAGGTGGAGCCGCTCATGCGTGCGGCCCATTCCATGAAAGGCGCGGCTCGTATTGTGGGGCTGGTTGATGCCGTGGCCCTTGCCCATGCCATGGAAGATCTGCTGGTGGACTGCCAGAACGGCAAGGTGGTTCTCGATTCTTCCCAGATAGATATGCTGCTGGCGGCCACTGATATTTACCGCGATGTTTCGCAGCTTGAAACTGACGCCATTCAGGAATTCTTAAGCGAACGCAAGCCGCTCATGGACCAGATGGAAAAGGCTTTGCGCGGTGACGAAACAGCTGCCGCTGCGGTCTGCGCCGATGTCTGCCCGGACGGTGTTCCGGCTTCGGCTCTGGAAGTTGCGGCTGAACCTGTAACTGAATCAGAAGCTGTCCCTGAAGCTGGCCCAACCGCTGAACCGGATAAATCCGTGCAGGCTTCTCCCGCTCCGGCCCCAAAACCCCCTGCGCCCAAGGAAAGCCCCGCCCCGACTCAGGGAGTACGGGCCCCTCAGGATTCAGTAGTCCGTGTTTCCGCCGGAAATCTGAACAGGCTCATGGCCCTTGCCGGGGAAAGCCTTGTGGAATCGGGCAGGCTGGGAGAATTTGCATCTTCCTTGTTGCGCCTTAAATCCGGGCACCGGGATATAATGAAGATTCTGGAACAGTCCTGCGAACGGGTTGATCACGGTGAAGCAGCTGAAGATGTTGTGGCTGAGCTTAAGGCGGCTCTGATGGAAAATCAGGTCCATCTGGTCAAGCACATCAATGAATTCGATCTTTACCGCAGGCGCAATGATAATGTTTCCGGCAGGCTTTACCATGAGGTTATCGCCAGCCGCATGCGTCCCTTTTCCGACGGCGGGCGCGGTTTTCCCCGTCTGGTCCGCGATCTGGCCCGTTCACTGGGCAAGGAAGTGGACTTCATCATTGAAGGTGAGACCACCTCGGTGGACCGCGATATTCTGGACAAGCTGGAAGCCCCTCTCAACCATCTGATCAGGAATTCCGTGGATCACGGCATAGAGATGCCGGATGAGCGCGTTGCTACCGGAAAACCTTCCAAAGGCACCATCAAGGTCATTGCCGGGCACCGGGCCGGAATGCTCTTTATTGAAGTGCGTGATGACGGACAGGGATTGGACCCGGAACGGATCAGGGCCAAGGTCGTGGAACGCAAGTTGGCCCCGGCACGTATGGCTGAAGAAATGAGTCGTGCGGAGCTTATGGAATTTCTTTTCCTGCCCGGTTTTTCCACTGCCGGAAAGGTCACCGAAATTTCCGGGCGCGGGGTGGGGCTGGATGTGGTCCACGCCATGG encodes:
- a CDS encoding response regulator yields the protein MADLSMLELFRMEAGNHTRVLEEGIPGLAADVSAEKLQPLMHAANALKGSGKIVGLAEAVDLAEGIEAVLDKCSGSGDLLAQQGIDALLAGARFLHGLAEVEAEEMDGWLEERTDEFKSLLKSIESAETKEISTPEPAQAARPKEDIPLADLSMLDLFRMEAESHSQSLNHGLLELEKDQSPDKVEPLMRAAHSMKGAARIVGLVDAVALAHAMEDLLVDCQNGKVVLDSSQIDMLLAATDIYRDVSQLETDAIQEFLSERKPLMDQMEKALRGDETAAAAVCADVCPDGVPASALEVAAEPVTESEAVPEAGPTAEPDKSVQASPAPAPKPPAPKESPAPTQGVRAPQDSVVRVSAGNLNRLMALAGESLVESGRLGEFASSLLRLKSGHRDIMKILEQSCERVDHGEAAEDVVAELKAALMENQVHLVKHINEFDLYRRRNDNVSGRLYHEVIASRMRPFSDGGRGFPRLVRDLARSLGKEVDFIIEGETTSVDRDILDKLEAPLNHLIRNSVDHGIEMPDERVATGKPSKGTIKVIAGHRAGMLFIEVRDDGQGLDPERIRAKVVERKLAPARMAEEMSRAELMEFLFLPGFSTAGKVTEISGRGVGLDVVHAMVQEVGGTVRAESEPGQGMSFSMQLPLTLSVIRTLLVKIADQPYAIPLSRISRIASIFPEQLQLAEDRQYVSLDGANVGLVPAAQILGVTSPPTENDGLKVVVISDRMNRYGLVVDDFLGEQDLVVRPLDHRLGKVPDVNSVAMMPDGSPVLILDAEDLVRSIDNLLSGGRLGKVGMESAESGPAQKILVVDDSLTVREVERKLLANHGYDVDTAVDGQDGLNAVISGEYDLVVTDVDMPRMNGLELTRRIKDDPDLKSIPVMMVSYKDRKEDKLRGLEAGADYYLTKSSFHDETLLSAVEDLIGGAGK
- a CDS encoding phage regulatory CII family protein, giving the protein MANNELTKLLQDVVLKNDKPARDVATEINKPYPTLLREINPEDKGAKVGVEELIPIMRATGSIRPLTRLANIMGYVLVPMDINPEDPDEANYMALDLMDGFGRYSKALKSALQADPSEELVDTVEQEGFEAITAILTMVHYLRKRAEEEKAKNAPRLAQVS
- a CDS encoding methyl-accepting chemotaxis protein, which translates into the protein MRFSLRRKIIAIACGAAIIPIVAMFIITDILEDRLQVCMKGEVNSLIESHVSQLTADLYEECRTADQLLAAETDRAAMALQALMDDDDRVKVLKRVSDWPVNNLRSAEKGEVTAPVLVIGGRELTYAKRKGKPLPMLVEATKISGAYCTIFQRLNPEGDMLVVDTTASSGKKNWKLGDIFYSLGNDGKVESAIDDVLSGSTAKKYESQDYGSRYTIYVPLRDQDGYVTGMIGVYMDDEIIEVLRKSMLKTSIGKTGYIWVIGSRGESRGRYIVSNSAKNDGALVDSVGGKKGFVEEIITQAVESGEGKLNSKSYIWRTGADEEGRDKLSVYTYFKPWGWVIGSGVFLDEYQGISDRLTGVLDYLVQWLIITGLVLLVVTTAVAFYASGLISTPVSHMVDLVKVIASGDLHKARETIAIVDESCPNARKAIKHADNPDVLDETGQLYLAVKGMVEALFSLIGQVQRSGIQVTTSSTEIAASARQLEVTVNQQATATTQISATSAEISANSGELAGAMHHVNDAASNMDNLASEGQDGLKTMIRIMDDLSTATTTITGKLDEINDRANAIEGIVNTITKVADRTNLLSLNAAIEAEKAGKFGQGFSVVAAEIRRLADQTSVAALEIEDMIGNMRSSVDSGVDEMERFASDVRFGADKAGKLGKKLEGIMTGVRELNPRIEQVNDGMSAQAEGAGQISEAMAQLSDTASDTSDALSEFNRATSQLNEAVQGLRSEVSRFKVSE
- a CDS encoding chemotaxis protein CheW, with amino-acid sequence MLESCWNTIGYAGDRSCPELERWSHCYHCPNFTSAGLSLLDREPPEGYLDENTEAVAIAKEEEQIETSGAVVFRISREWLALSSHVFVSVLEKRTVRPVPHRNSRMFRGLTSLQGQIIPVVSVRELLGLEAEYLTEEEKGFRVYSRFICVDRGFGRWIFGVDEVLGVHHYAADALMDAPATVAKAPAAYTRGLFEIDEKRISLLEDELLFEAFNRIIK
- a CDS encoding chemotaxis protein CheW, whose protein sequence is MLVLTFRIGEYIYGLEARAVAEVVPPAVCKELPRSPDYVKGLFNYRGKVTPVVDLSMLAMDSPCVSRMSTRIIIIDLADLDTGEERDEQYLGLLAENITETLKVADSDFEDSGLEIPDAPWLGRVARVNGSMLQLVKPHKLLTEELRRVLFPKEDTHDGDQE
- a CDS encoding CheR family methyltransferase, with amino-acid sequence MNLDPFHKILNRAMGLAPDSLARSGVKLALKARMRETGCDEKQYLALLRSGDNELSELVEEIVVPETWFFRDSKPFELLFETAAGKKNNEFRVLSAPCSTGEEPYSIAMTLMGAGLKEFRVDGVDISERALLKARSGIYTENSFRTEIPFYAERWFSKCAQGRRLAQDVLDVVRFHAGNILEGCLPHGRYDVIFCRNLLIYLDDGSRKCLAELLNEKLKDDGLLFVGHAEILPIFNDWFTPVRKQGTFALRKGKRKVAALLKPPVCTRHESSGDDVQKPQHAAHRPFKAVSPLKPVVLPRKEHKVPRENEEKRSSGLSVHEIKKLADRGKTVEALDMCERVLRESGPDSELFHLCGLLHESAGNISMAEECYGKALYLEPDHMESLVHLALLLENRGDSRKAEIMRNRARRAEKRNEAG